In the Nocardia asteroides genome, CCCGGGTGCGGGCGGTCCTGCTGGAGGAGCTGCTGACCGGGCCGGAGGTGAGCGTGGAGACGGTGACCTCCGGCGCGGGCACCGCGGTGGTCGGGGTGACCGACAAGAGCCTCACCGGTGCGCCGTTCTTCGTCGAGTCCGGGCACATGTTCCCGGCCACGCTGCCGGAGCCGGAGCGGGCGGCCGCCGCCGGGATCGCGGTCGCCGGGGTGGCGGCGCTCGGGCTGCGGCTCGGGGTCGCCCACACCGAGGTCAGGCTGACGCCCGGCGGGCCGCGGCTGGTCGAGGTGAATCCGCGGCCCGCCGGGAACCGGATCACCGAGCTCGTGCGCCGGGTCACCGGGATCGACCTGCCCATGGCACACGCCCGGCTGGCGCTCGGCGAGGAGCCGGAACTCGAACCGGTGGACACCGGCGCGCGGAGCGCCGCGATCGGGCTCATCGTGCCGCCGCGGGCGGGACGGCTCGGTGCGGTCGGGCTGCGCGGTGGCGGTGCGGCTGCCGAGCTGGGCGCGCTCCCGGACGTGGTCGAGGCGGTGCTGCCGGAGCCGGGGACCGTCGCGGGCGAACCGACCAGCAACAACGCCTACCTCGGGCATCTGATGGTGGTGGACCGGGCGGGTGCGGGGGCGCGGCGGCGGGCCGAGGAGCTGCTGGACCGGCTGGAGCTGCGGTACGACGAGTTCACCGGGGCGGTGGCGCCGTGATCCCGGAGAGCCTCTGTCGCATCACCGACCTCACCGAACTCGCCGGACGGGTCCGGGCGGCGGCGCCCGCGGCCGCCGCCGAGCCGGTGACCGTCGCCTTCACCACGCACCAGGGCGCCAGGCACGCGGGGCGGCGCACCGGGTACCGGAACCACGTACTCAGCCTGCGGGTCGGTGCGGCGGTCGGCTCCGCGGCGGTGGCGCCGGGCAGCGTCGCCGACGACGCCGTGCACGCCTGCGTGGGCAGGCAGGCGGGGGCGCTGTTCGAGCACCCGCTGCTTCCGGTGCGGGTGGCCGCGCTGGATGCCGTGCTCGCGGCGGCCTGGCCGCACGCCGGGGAGCCGGTGAGGGTGCCCGGCGGAGATTCGCGGACCAAGTCCGAGGCGCGGGCGGCGGCGGTGGTCGAGCTGCTCGGCGCCGGGGTGCGGACGGTTCTCGTCGTCGGCGTGGTGAATTCGCTGCTGCGCGGGCTGCGGTCGCGGGGTATCGGGTACCGGGCGTGCGACCACACCGGCGGGCACACCGAGTGGGGCGAGCCGATCGGCACCGACGCCGAGGCGGCGCTGCCCGGCTGCGACGCCCTGCTGGTCTCCGGGATGACGCTGGCCAACGGCACCCTCGAGCCGCTGCGCCTGCACGCCGCGGCGCGCGGGCTGCCGCTGGTGGTGTTCGCGCAGACCGGGGCCGCGGTGCTGCGCTGCTTCGTCGGTGCCGGGGTGACCGCGCTCTCCGCCGAGCCGTACCCGTTTTTCTGGCTCGACGGTGGCCCCAGCGTGCTGCACCGCTACCGGCAGGAGGCGGCGTGAGCGAATCAGACCCGATGGTGGAGCGCGACCACACAGGGCCCTCACACAGCGTGAGCATGCCGCCGCGCGAGGTCCCGGTGGCCAATCCGGCGCTGCGGGATCTGCTCGGCGCCACCCCGCTCGCCCGGATCACCACCCCGCTGCCGCACGAGCACCGGGGGTTCTGGGCCAAGCTCGAGTACCTGCGGCCGGGCGGAATGAAGGCGCGCGCCGCCGTCTCCATGCTCACCGCGGCCAGGGCCCGCGGCGAGCTGCTGGCGGGCGCGCCGGTCGTCGAATCGACCAGTGGCACGATGGGATTGGGACTGCTGTACGCCGGGCAGCTGCTCGGCCACCCGGTGGTGCTCGTGGTCGACGACGAGCTGGAGCCCGCCATGCGGGCCCTGCTCACCGCGCACGGCGCCCGGCTGGAGATCGTCACCGCACCGCATCCGGCCGGCGGCTGGCAGCGAGCCAGGCTGGAACGGGTGCACAACGTCCTCGCCACGCTGCCCGGCGCCTGGTACCCGGCGCAGTACGACAACCCGGACAACCCGGCCGGGTACGCGGCGCTCGCCGGCGAGCTGCTCGCCGAGCTGGACGACATCGATGTGCTGGTGTGCAGCGTCGGCACCGGCGGGCACAGCGCGGGGGTGGTGCGCGAACTGCGCAACCACCGGCCCGGAATCCGGCTGGTCGGGGTGGATTCGGTGGGCTCCACGCTCTTCGGGCGGCCGGACCGGCCGCGGCTCATGCGCGGGCTCGGCAGCAGCATCCACCCGCGCAATGTCGACTACGACGCCTTCGACGAGGTGCACTGGCTCGGCCCGGCCGAGGCGGTGGACGCCTGCCGCAGGCTGGCCAGGCACAGCTTCGTCACCGGCGGCTGGAGTACCGGCGCGGTCGCCGCCGTGGCGGCCTGGCTGGCCCGGGTGGACGATCCGGTGTCGGTGGTCGCGGTCTTCCCGGACGGGCC is a window encoding:
- a CDS encoding Rossmann-like domain-containing protein, giving the protein MIPESLCRITDLTELAGRVRAAAPAAAAEPVTVAFTTHQGARHAGRRTGYRNHVLSLRVGAAVGSAAVAPGSVADDAVHACVGRQAGALFEHPLLPVRVAALDAVLAAAWPHAGEPVRVPGGDSRTKSEARAAAVVELLGAGVRTVLVVGVVNSLLRGLRSRGIGYRACDHTGGHTEWGEPIGTDAEAALPGCDALLVSGMTLANGTLEPLRLHAAARGLPLVVFAQTGAAVLRCFVGAGVTALSAEPYPFFWLDGGPSVLHRYRQEAA
- a CDS encoding PLP-dependent cysteine synthase family protein; translated protein: MSESDPMVERDHTGPSHSVSMPPREVPVANPALRDLLGATPLARITTPLPHEHRGFWAKLEYLRPGGMKARAAVSMLTAARARGELLAGAPVVESTSGTMGLGLLYAGQLLGHPVVLVVDDELEPAMRALLTAHGARLEIVTAPHPAGGWQRARLERVHNVLATLPGAWYPAQYDNPDNPAGYAALAGELLAELDDIDVLVCSVGTGGHSAGVVRELRNHRPGIRLVGVDSVGSTLFGRPDRPRLMRGLGSSIHPRNVDYDAFDEVHWLGPAEAVDACRRLARHSFVTGGWSTGAVAAVAAWLARVDDPVSVVAVFPDGPHRYLGTIFDDEFCARAGLFAPRRPYPVEVADPGCVAVSGWTRCRNVVDPLAAKQVPA
- a CDS encoding ATP-grasp domain-containing protein: MGHLLVIESWVGAMSSLLPRAIRESGHRFSFLTRDLGHYLRRTPPGYAVHPLLAAENLLTAETNDLAALPGRVAALHAALGFDGVVSSCDYYLPAVAAVAEHLGLPGAGAEATARACRKDLARAALAAAGVPGPRFAVTTGWPETAAAAAGLGYPLVLKPVDLCAGMFVRLVATEAELRAAHTAATAAAGNARQQPRVRAVLLEELLTGPEVSVETVTSGAGTAVVGVTDKSLTGAPFFVESGHMFPATLPEPERAAAAGIAVAGVAALGLRLGVAHTEVRLTPGGPRLVEVNPRPAGNRITELVRRVTGIDLPMAHARLALGEEPELEPVDTGARSAAIGLIVPPRAGRLGAVGLRGGGAAAELGALPDVVEAVLPEPGTVAGEPTSNNAYLGHLMVVDRAGAGARRRAEELLDRLELRYDEFTGAVAP